The DNA segment aacaaaaaactggCACAATATAGGTACTAAAGATTAattaaacttaataaaaaataggCGTGCAAGAATTATTTTCCACTCTTTAGATTGTCAATGGGGTCTAGATTTGTTGGTTAAGTAAGATGATTAGGTGAGTGAGTTGTTGAAAATTTCTTAGTATCTGTCTTCTTCGATATCTACCTGATAAAACAAATTGGGCCGACAATGAGGCTAAGCCCGATGTTAAAATCAGCATGCTCCAATTCATATCATGATGAGGATCATTACTTTGCTAAGACTTCTTTCAGAAGGAAATAATTATTGTAGCGAATTTTGTTAATACAAAACTCATACGAATGACATGGATGATAAATTCCACTACTTTAATTCATCCACGAACTTAAAAGACTGTCCAATGAaaagtaaacaaataaaattcgtGCAAGGTTTTACTAAAACTTTTCGTAACAGATAGTAATTTTTTCTACCTCAATCATGATTCAATTACTACTACTTCCCCTCCACGGTCTTAGCATCCTGCTATGGAacaaaaattcaatattttttttcttctaaaaaaattgagatccTACATACCTACTGCAGCAcgcatttttttaattctcttgGAGCTctgcaaacaaacaagaaatcCAGAATGGCAATTTGATGTATACAATGCCATCAGTGCTTGCTGCAAAGGCAGAACACATTAACTCCAAATACATACATATAGACTGTTCATTTGTTTGGGAGGGGGCACCATAATAACCACATATGAACAAGGCCTCCACACACAATTAGGGATGTTCATAAACCAATGTAATTCGAAAAAATCGATTCAAAAACTGATAATCAAATAAATcgaaaatcaaacaaataaaaaaacaatattttttattggatcgGATTGGATTTTGGATTTGAATTTAAAGGATCAATCCAATCCAAAATGAACTTGTATAAATGTAATgtatttattcataaatttataatatcatgcatatttttattttttatatacttgtaaaattatcatataacttataaaaaaatacatttagttaaaagatttttttttattacttattagaGTTAAGATGGGTAAATAcactattattaattatatagtgacatataaatgaaatatttaatattttaaatgattttttgttatatttattatatatcttatttcttatttaatattttctaaaaaaataaaaataaaaataaaatcaaaaaccAATCCAATACAAACAgctttaatattatcaaataactATAAGGTCATATCCATAGTTCCTTATTAGGTTACAGATACAAAATTTAGCTATGACCTTTGCTTCTAACTCCTAATAAGCATTAACCAAGCATAGTTTGTTGTGACTGTACTATGCGTGCGTCGTTTTTACAGCTAGAGACATTTAGCCCTGAAATCATTAAGCGGCAGAAACCTGCAACTGCAATAGTTCTTTGGCAATCTTAATGCATTCTGTCATGGGGCAATTTGTCTTAATTGCATTTGTTTCTATGTGAGACCTGCTGGCAGCATAACCCTTCTGCAATATGGAAACATAGAAGCTAAGTAAATGTCTGATTTTTTCTAAAGCTTTATCTGGAATCAACATGAACAATCTATAGCCCATTATTTCATCTAATCAAACTGACAATTATTAACATGATACAGAATAAAAGACAACgcctttagttttttattttggtactGTACACCATGCATCAGGAAGTTGAATCAGCTTTagtaaatttgtaaaattttgaGCAAGAGGTGTTGTGCCATGTCATGTGAACAACTGAATGTTATACCATAAATGATTTCATGGCATAACATAGGagtttaatttttcatgtttgaACTAATGACATATAAGTGAAAAGATGATCCAGACATCATTGATCAATGCAATTTTGCAAAAGATCTAAGTTATATTTGTTCCTAACAAAGATCTtccaaatatatataatcaataaagTACACAATTATGACTTATTCTTTTACCgtattaaagatattttgaagAGTACCTGGTGCATGGCGCTCATCAAGGCCTTCAAAGGTGGAGAATTGATTTTTGCACGGCTTGCCATCTGTggataaattatacaaaaagcCCACCATAAGCCATTCTTCTAACCAGAGTAACTAACATTATTTTACAATGCAATAAAGAAGtcatttaaaaaagaagcaccTCATCCAACTTGATATACCCAAATGGCAACTTGGGGTCACTTTCATCCACCATCAGTTTTATAAGCTTTTCGAGGCTGTCTTTACCGTCATCAACTATCCATTTCCACTGCTTGGCCAGATTTAACATGTTCGTAAGATATGCAGCATCATGAAGAGGTCCTGTCCAAAGAGGTCCTGAGACCACAAGGGAGTTTGAAAcctgaaaaataaatgaaatggaAAGTAATTTATGCATTCATTAACATTTTTCTGTAATTTGATCTCCGGGAAATTAAACCACACAATAAATAATGCTTTTAAGGTTTTCTTCGTTCAAGTTCCAAATGTCATCAttcattaaaagttaaaacaaatgacaaagaaaaaacaagcGTGATGAATCCTAAAGGGTGGTTTTTTACATCTTTGTTACAATTACTAAGTAAAGGAAGATTTAGAAGGGAGAAGCAACAATTATACTTGGAACTGGTTATTTCTTATGCAGTAACTGTTTAAATAGcagtttaagattaaaaaaatagagatgcataaaatatcatattaatcCGAGAAGGATTGTCTAGCAATATTCCTTAACAACACAAGTTAAACTcacaaataagaacaaaccacAATGATGAAGTCTCAaacaaatatgtacaaaccttaGGCGTACTGCAGGAGCAACTGATCTGGCCAAGTCGATCCCAAGAAAATTCATGGGAATTTCCACACTGGTGGCAGTAGCCAATATAACCATAATGCCTACAATAGTTATAAAAGTAATCAATACAAGAGTAACAACATAGCCATTAATCAAGAACaatcactaaaaaagaaaatgaaaaccaaCAGGATGTAATACCAACAGTAAGATACATTACCTACTGTCATGAATCTTCCCACGATTCAATCTGAGCAAGACTCGAAAAACAGGTCCATGAAAAGCATAGTATGAAAACAAGGGAGTGATATGATACCCCAACAATGCAGCCTCCCTGGCAACCCCACCTATGAGCATTCGCAAACCAATCTCATTCGAATACGGCATAGGGCGCACATAAGCTCCATATGCAGCTAAAGAACTACATAAAAGTATAAAGTTAAACCAACCAGCAAATGGGGACCCCAAATCCATTGCAATGGAACATTATGCAATCACCTATTAACCATACACCACAACTGTGAGACACGGCACAAAACAACATCAAATTCATCAGCATCCCAAGTATCCCACCACCCAAGCAtagataaattttaatgattttggttaaaattaactttaaactaatgtgatttatatttgaatatttttattttgaaagcaACTTAGTAATACAACTcagtataaaattttcaatctaAAAAGCTATTAAAGTTGTTTAACTCATTCAATTCTAAACTCAGAATCAATTCCTCAACTTGAAAACAAACACATGAACATTTACCAAAAATCACGATAATTGATATTTCAACATGATTCTAATCCAACTGAATCCAATCATGCACTACATTGAACTAGGAATCTCACATCAAACAACACAAATACATAAACATAAAACAgataagaagtaaaaaaaattaaaaaatcttacTGATGAGGACGGTGGCCACCAGATGAGAAGCCATCAGTGGAAGTAACATAGAGCAAGCCACCCAATTTCAAAGTACAAATGGCAGACCTCAAGAAAGAGGAATCACTCCCAAAAGAATCAACATCAATAAAATCAAAGAAACTCTTCTGCAAATAATAATCCATCATAACCCTATTAGCTTCCAAATGAGTAACCACCCATCTCCCTTCCTCTTCCGCCGAAACCCGCATCAAATTCTCCACAATGGTGCTTCCATAGTCCTCGTTCCCATCATTCGCCGCCACAAAATCCGCCTCGGCCTCCGCCAAGTACCGTAGCGACCGAATTCCGCACCCACACAACGCGTCGAGAACACGCAACCTCCCATTCTCTTTCTTGTGCAGAGAAGCTGCCAAAACGCCGAGGTCTCTGCCGGTTGCGCTCTCTTGCCGGAAAAACGCGTCACCGGCGCAAAACTCCAAACCCCTTTCAATGTAGTAACTGCTCTCGCGGGGTTTCTGCGCAAAGACGGGAACTTTAGAACTAACACACTTAAATTTAGAAGAGGAGTTATGTGGAAAATAAGTGCAGGGTGACGAAAGGGTTTGAACAGCATTAGAGAGAGTAAATAACATTGCGACGGGAAAATATTATGTAACTGTCTAAGTGGCTTTAAGAGAAGTGATGGAAAAATTGAATACCCTGATAAATAATCCAAAGTGGGTCAATAACTGATATAGTCCAAGTCCAAGATGTGGTTTTCGAAGACTAGgtggttttattttctttatttaatagttCTTTTTTGTGTATACAAGGAACAGAGTTCATGCTTCCTTGCACAAAAGAGTTAGCAGTTTCCTTAGTGCTTTAATTGGTCTGAGTTTAGACATTGAGGCTCAGAGCTTGCAACCCAGTTGCATTGTGAAGCAAAAGCTAGAAACTTTCTGGAGTTTGTGTTGTAAATTTTTCTTTCCCGGAACTTTGTGGGAGAAATTCTGTCACCCCCAACAAAGTACTCTTTTTTTGAGTCATTGGTTTTTTTGTCCATAGTTGCTGAATGTACctgttttgtccttgttattTGTGTGATTGAATTGTTGAATTTTCATTATTTGTGGCGTTAATTTTTTCTAGCCTTCCTTGGAATCTCAGtgttgaattcaattttttgtGTGAATCTTGATGTCTGTGGTGTAGGTTTGTGAATTGAGATATGTTGTAACATCTAGTTTGATCATGCGACCAAACTTACCTAATGGGATGAagctttgttgttgttattgttgcttATGATATACTAAACTCAAATGTTTATGAACTACTGATTTGATAGATTTGCATGGCCAGCTTTGAAGTTCCTGAAGTCTATTGGTTTAGATTTTCTATACAACAGAATCCAGTAAATATTAAAGTGCCTCTAAAGCAGTAGTTTATATACAAATGGTTTGAAAATTAGGCAAGGAAGCTAAAGCTAGATATTTCTTCAGTTAACAATTATTACCCTGCAATATTGgctcatttattttaaatataactggACATTGATGTCCCATCTTTAATCCTAGGTTCACCTAAATGgaattttcctattttttctgttttcacGAATGTTGTTCTCTTGTACTTAAAAAGATATTAGTGTTATGGTCTGTTTTGATTATTTACATGTGTGAATGAAGTTAACACTAAGATATCatgtttgtgttgttttctagGTGTTTTTTGCTTGCAGATGTTTAAGTTATAATATCTGCAACTATGGATAGTAAACGAGAAAATTTGTTATTATCCTCATTACCTAGACAACTGTTATCAATTGATGAAGAATTATGGCGGATGACCGAAGAGAGGATACAAGAGATACTATGGACAATTCAACCAAATGTATTATCTGAGATGAATAGAAAGAATGTTCTTAATTATGTTCAAAAGCTGATTGGAGATTACTATGATACAAAGGTTAGaatattttgatctaataattatgtttgcaattttttattgCTGGAGTTGGTTTACTACATAtggtattttatttgtttaatgaaCTTGTTTTCTTGCCCTCATTGTTAGTCGGGTGTTCTTGTAGCGTTTGTTACTttaaaggatatatatatatataattagatcCATTTTTATGTAtgctataaatttttatttatttttgtttagaaatgattggtaaatttttttttccttttttcttatgATACTTTCCTTTTAAGAGCTGTTAGAACTCGAatgtgattttattatttattttactgtcTTAACGTGATTTTATAATCATGTTGGTAACTCTTGTGTACTTCGATCATACCTTATATGTGCATGCTGACACCTTCGCCTATCAAATCCATCTTTTTCCACTTTTATATTTAGATgtctaaaaaacataaaaaaaaaatcatgccaTGGAAAACCAGTTTATCACTTGCAGGTCTTATAATCAATATAAATGAATGTTTTACCTTTGTGGATCTACGTCAGGTTTTTCCATTCGGTTCTTTTCCACTAAAAACTTATCTTCCTGATGGAGATATCGACTTGACGGTTATTAATCATGAAGACGAAGAGGAGAATTTGGCAAAAGAAATATGCACTATACTTGAATGTGCAAATGACCTTATATACCAAGTAAAAGACATAGAACATATACGTGCACAGGTTCATAAACAAAATTCTCTATTTTAACTGTTATAATTatcttttgattattatattctcTATTTTAACTGATTAGAAAGTAGTGCTTAATGTTTTTTTGGCAAAGAATATCTCTCATTAGACCTCCTTTTTACTTTTGGATGATGGATTGCAGGTTCAGGTTGTGAAATGCACAGTGAAAAATATACCAATTGACATTACTTTCAATCAGATGACTGGACTTTGTACTCTATGCTTTTTGGAGCaggtatttgatttaattaatatttgtgtgtgtttttatttctataagCTTAAATATCACTCGTGGTACTTTATGTTTGCACAATTTATGTATGCTTAAAATTGATAGTTAAATGTATCTTTTATGTTGTTAGTCTTAGTTGCGATTGTGGGTATATGAAGTGTTAGAACTgtcatttataatatatatatatatattgctctTTTTTGTGTTTCAAATGTCATGCTGACATTTTAGACTCATTTTCCtattatgtttttatatatgtatatgctttGCTTCCCCTTATTTAGCTATGTTTCTAGGGTCCTGCAAAGCCAAAAATAATGTGAATGATTGTGaagagaagaacaaaaaaaattgtctcgATTCAGTCAACTTGCTTTTTAGTGGCCTCAATGTTTaagttaattattcatttagcCACTTTCCATTTTCTTGATAAATGTTTGTTGTCAATTCTCTCTCTTCCCctataatttatctatttattattgaaATCAATTTTTCTATTCaggctttgctaattttttttaatcaacaacAAATTTTTAGGTTGACCAACTTGCTGGAAAGAACCATATTTTCAAACGCAGTATTATCTTAATCAAGGCATGGTGTTGCTACGATAGTCGACTTCTTGGTTCACAGCATGGCTTGTTATCAACATACGCAACAGAAGTATTAgtcttatatattatcaatcGTTTTCATGCATCAGTGCGTGATCCTTTAGAGGTGAGTCAAGTCTTCCATCAATATTATTTGTTGCACCCTTTCAACATTTGTATTTAAATCAACTTGAAGAATTAAAGCAATGTATCGCTATTTACTAGCAGGTTCTATACATATTTTTTGACTACTACGGCACATTTGATTGGGAGCATAATTATATGAGTATATGGGGTCCAAAAGCCTTATCATCCCTTCCTGAAATTGTTGGTAAGTGTTATTTTGCAATGCATAAGCTATTGGATGTGTTTTCAATCTTCAGTCCTTGATGTATCCCAACTTGCTCATCACAGATAGACCAGAATGTGATCAGGATGAATTCTTGCTCCATAAAGAGTTTCTCATAAACTACAGGGATATTTTCTCTTCCAAAGCAAAGTCATCCGAGACTACGACCAATACATTTCCCGTTAAGCACATAAACATCTTGGATCCTCTAAGAAATGATAACAACCTTGGTCGCAGTGTCAACGAAGGTAATTTTGCCCACTAAAGCATAAATGGATTATGGTGAATATTTTGTGTACTTTAATTGCCTTATAGCTTTCATACTTCGTAATGATCAAAGGACTTGAGAAATTTATGTAGATCCTAGTCTTACCcaatggaaaagtttttatagtGGGGAAGATGTTTATGCATGGTTAAGAACATCTACAAGTTCACTGCAACTTAACATATACGGGTGAAAAAAATGCATCAAGGCTTACtcaaatatcaatatatatatatactcaatCCTAGTCTTACTTTCAAGTTTTATATATGATgctaaaataattagaaattgtGATGTTTCATGACATTATTTCAAACTTGTAATGGTTACTTTTTAAAATGTGCAGTTCTCTTCCACTTATATACTTACCTTTTTACTTACCTGCAGCCAGTTTTCATCGAATAAGATTTGCTCTTTCCTACGGTGCTAAAAAGTTTAAGCAGATCTTCACGCTCGCAGGAGAAAACATGGGTGAGGCACTGGAGAAGTTTTTCTTCGACACTTTGCAAAGGAATGGGAAAGGAGAAAGGGCAGATGTAGATGTTCCTGTTTCTCCATTTGGTACTGGAAGATATGAAAAGTCTGTCCTCGATGGAGATTGTGATAGTTACTATGGTGGCTCACAATATGCTCAACAATATCCTAATTATGCCATGCCAACAACAACTATACATTCCAATTCTCCATCATCACCTTCTCAGGACGATATCCTTGCACTATCTACACAACAAAATTGGAGTGAAGGTGATCTCCTTGCATTATCAACACAACAAAACTGGAGTATGTATTATCAAAGCGTTTACAATGGATATATCCCAGGACAAACACTTTTTCATCCAACTTACAACTTTGAAGAAGGAGGAAGATCACGAGGAACAGGCACATATATACCTGACTTGGTATATTGTCTTTCTTATCAAACTTTATCTATTTACTTATATTGTGATAACACACTGTGTCATCCTGAAAATGGTTGCATCTTGCAGAATTATAATTGCTACTGGGATATACGTGCAAAGGTGAACAGGCCAAGGAGATTTCCTTCTGCAAAGCACAATGCATTGCTCAAATCATGTCCCAAAAGGAAAGAAGCGGAGGAGGTTCATTTTGAGACAAACATGAATGATAATTCAAAACCGTTTGAGCTTTCAAATGAAGACTTCCCCCTTATTCTAGGCATTCGCAAGGCTACATCGCCAACACAAGCACAGGAGTCAGCTCCATTTGCAAATGTTCATTCTGAGACAAACAAGGATGGTGGTAACTCAAGGTTCTATGAGCCCTCAAATGAAACACATGCCAAAGAGCCTGCTCTGCTGGCAAAGGTTCTTTCTAAGACAGACAAGCATAGTAATCCGTGGTCGTTTGAGCTTGTAAAGGAAGATTTTCCTCTTCTTCCAAAGGTTTGTTCTGAGCCACGCATGGATGATAATTCAAAGTCTTTTGATCTCTCAAAGAAAGATTTTCCCCCTCTTCAACGCAGTCACAAGATTGTTCCATCAAAGTCTAATCAGCCAACTAagtatgagaaaatttcatcatccTCTAAAGAGTCTAAATTGAAAAATGTTGAGTTTGGAACTCATAAGCTTTCACAATCACTGGCAGAACAAAGTATGTCAACAAAGGGTGAGAAAGAAATTTCTGGTGTTTCATCATCCCAGGAAACTAAGCTGGTAGTTCCAAAGGTGGCATTGTAGGGTAAAAAGGAATCTCTCGAGAGGAATGAGAAGATGGATTGACCTTTGACAATGTTAACTTTTGATATTTTGTATGATATTAAGGACACAGAGTTCTAGTGTGTTGCTTTGTTCTCGATGGTTTCATCTTCCCATCTAGTAACTTGAAATAATAgttaaatgcttttttccttttcctttttagaTGTGAAAGAAAACTAGGGTGAAAATAGATTGTATAGTCTCAAACTTCATTGGAAAAAGCAATTGGTAGGGATGTTAACCAACTTTGTTTTGCTTTGATTGAAATTACTTATCATTACTCTTAGGGACAAATGACATCTTTGTGATCCGATGAACTTGTacaaaataagttaaataaatCTTTTGGATTTTTATAGGCTAGTTTTTATTTTGGGTAGTTGGAGAAGAACACTATATCTATtagtaataaataatgaaacaaaataGAATGGAGTCACTGGACATAATGAGGTGATATGGAATAGATTGTAAtggaaaaatgttatttattttttggatattttgTAATGGAATCATTTTCAAAAAGGACATAACGAAATAAgttataattatgtaatttctATATTAtctttactttaaaatatttttatgttttatttattttatattcttaattttaaaaaatcaaagaaattgCATTTtgtaagataataatttaaaaatatatatattttacaaccAAAAAAATGCTTACAGAAAAATTGACAGttttgtaacaatttttttttttgataaatttcttcgataatattttgaaagaaaaaacttcagtttaatttcattcttaattaaaattatttttaaaaatctattagAGTAAGCATTTAAACTTGCTTGTAAAAAAAAGGTATTTAAACTTCAATATTTACACTGACAAGATATATTTGACAACaactcttattatatatttaaaactgaattttaaaaaaaaatcattctttgACCACCTTCTGATGGTTGatatttctgatttttttatgGTAATACATGAGACAACAATAATCATCAATAGTTCAATACTTAAGTAGGTTTATACGTTCAACACAATCCATGTCCTCCAAAATGCAAAAACACTGAGAAGTTGAAGCCCAAAAACCCATGTTCCAAAATGCATACACACAACTCAAGAATTGATGTGCCAAATTAGAAGTCAATCCCGAAAGTTACTCCAACAAAAATTAAGCAAATTGCAATTGCCACACGAAAAATCAAACCAAAGGAAGAAGTAAGGCACTTAACTTGCAATAGGAAGATTAATGAGGCAAAGAAGCAAACTAGTGAAGATGGATCAACGAACTAAGGCACACAAAGAAAGAATGCACCAGAAAAAAATGGGAGGTGTCACTCTAAAGAGGCTTGTGTTTAGGGTAAAATTAGTAAGAATGTCATAGTCATTTCATCATGTTAGGTGCACTTGAAATTGAGACAAGAAAAATATAGTTAAACAATGAAATAGAATGAATCATGCCTATCCTCTTCCTTCatgttttatcttaatttttacaAACCAAACAAttgaataatttcttttttcactccctctccctccatccTGCCCAATACCATCAATCCAAATGTAGTCTATATATAAAATCTTAACTTTTGGTCTCTTTTACAAAACtaacattatatttttcatccttgTTAGATTAATGTTAAATAGATGTTGAGATGTGCATTAGAAATCTAACATGAAATGAGTTTCTAAAATGAGTCATGTTTTAATCCTTATATGAATTAACATTATGTTTTAGTCCCtatataaaatcaatataaatgtTAATCTCtatattaattaacattatattttagtttctatataaaaattatttgattgttGATCATGTACTCTTTAAATTGTATATGTCATATCACAAACACGGACaatattttagaaagaaataatttaataaaatatataaatataaatttttaaggatcatcattattttctaatataagaataaaaacattcaaACTTATAAATACAAAGAATCCAACCAAGTGATTTGATACAAATGATTAATGtgctaaaattaagattaaatcgTTCAAATACTATGAGTTCAATCCTTAGCGGAAATAATTCTTGTCTATACTTTACTAATCTCGCAATTGAATTCCAGATTAGTCAAAGTCTCTTTTTCCTGATGAACTGGAGAGTTATGACCAAAAATACATACAAAGAATTCTTAtggtaattaatttgttttacttATTCGATTGGAACTAACAATTATGAGAAATGATGAGATTTACTAGGGTTTTTGAGAAGGAGGACACAAGTTAAGTGCTTTCTAGTCAAGAGGAAGACTCTTAATCAGAGTacaaaaaaggttaagaaagAGGAGTTGGGTGTTGGTATAGAGGTTTGAAAAAGGTTAGTTTCTATGTGGTGGAGTCTAAACTTTCAATGAGTTGAgcaagaatggaaaaatccaaACTATTGATATGCAAGGCAAATATTTCCAAGTGTTTAGAAGTCAGGAGGATTACAAATTTGGATTGTTAAAAAAGCCTTAAATGGTGACAGACCACTACCTCATTGTAGGTAGTTCAACGTTGGCATCCTCTTTTTTATGAATGCAAAGGAATCAAGAAGGGTtgcaatataaatttgaattcaaaggCTACTTATTGAGCTTTATAAAGAGGGATTAGTATGACCCttggaaattttatgaaaattgatttttggcTTCCATTCAGTCTCGTAGCAAATTGCTCAGATTTGCATTGAATTGGATCTAGATAAACCTTTGGTGACTTATAGTGGTATGAGGTTATTCTTTGTACCTTGGATATAAGGGTTTGCATGTTATATGTTTCCAGTGTGGTCGGTTTGGTCACAAAAAGGATTAGGACACTGAGTTCATGAGAAACACTGGTAAATGAGCAAGGAGGGACCAACCAGGTATAACTGAGTTGATTGCATTGAATCtctaataaaaacagaaaaaaaatattgagtccttgttattttgttttaatccttGTTTTTGGGtcactaattaatttaaaattcttttttcacACTTTTTCTATTTGAAAAACCTTCTTGCCTATTTTATCACTCACACacccaattaaataaaaatagactaactttttttaatatgataagTTCTTAGAAACAAAaggttaaatataaataaacacgTCTTTTTAGGTCATTTAACATTTATTAGGTAGCTTATTTGATCTTACATTCTTACACACATTGGCATCATGATGTTGGCTCAAGGCAACGAAGAAAGGTTTTTGTTACTCTGCATTGTTGGATATCCCAATGCTTGCTTGGGGCCTGTCTAAAGTTGTTTGCAGTTCTTGTGTAGGTAAGGAGAGCAGAAGAGGATTGTTACTTGTGAGACAGGACATTATAATCTGGTGAGAAGGGAGTCACGACAGAAGAATGGCTACAAAAATCATGTCACCGGCAAATTATATTACGTAGTTACTAGAAGTGTACTAAGCCGTAAATTATATTACGTAGTTACTAAAAGTGTACTAGGCCAGGAGGATTGTCCAATTCTTATAAGGAGTATTTTGGTTGTATTACCAATCAACGTGAGATCTTAACGTGAAGTAACCATCAACTTTTGAAACTTTATAAGACGCCGTAGCATCATTTCCTAGTTGTCCCTAGTATTAGTTTAGGTTCACATTAAGCTCAGAAAACAAAATCTAATCACATTTTGATTCAATAGAACCATCAAGTAATATCAGATTACCTACTATAAAACAACcaattctttgcaatttgcattttgttgaggtaaaagtgtttcaaaatagattaaaataaacCAATTACATTCTATTTTAACATAGCAGACTTTATTTTGAAAGTCGCGTTAGAAAGCAAAAATCAAAACTTACTACCACCACAAACAAACTGAGTAATGAGTATGGCACAACTGAGGTACTTCAAAACGctaaaatatatcaataatatatCAGGTTTCATTCTCCTCAAAaccatcaaataataatagaaaattttcTCCGAGGACTAAAGCAAACAActagaagaaaatataatatccctacacaaaactgaaatttaaaaaataaacagcaAATGGAGTATAAGTTTGTAACATAAAACTGAACCAACAAGCCCCAAAAAACTTTggaatttgttttttaagttcGGGCAGGAGCTCCTACTCCAGCAGGACGTGGGGCTTGACC comes from the Glycine soja cultivar W05 chromosome 6, ASM419377v2, whole genome shotgun sequence genome and includes:
- the LOC114415701 gene encoding uncharacterized protein LOC114415701 is translated as MLFTLSNAVQTLSSPCTYFPHNSSSKFKCVSSKVPVFAQKPRESSYYIERGLEFCAGDAFFRQESATGRDLGVLAASLHKKENGRLRVLDALCGCGIRSLRYLAEAEADFVAANDGNEDYGSTIVENLMRVSAEEEGRWVVTHLEANRVMMDYYLQKSFFDFIDVDSFGSDSSFLRSAICTLKLGGLLYVTSTDGFSSGGHRPHHSLAAYGAYVRPMPYSNEIGLRMLIGGVAREAALLGYHITPLFSYYAFHGPVFRVLLRLNRGKIHDSRHYGYIGYCHQCGNSHEFSWDRLGQISCSCSTPKVSNSLVVSGPLWTGPLHDAAYLTNMLNLAKQWKWIVDDGKDSLEKLIKLMVDESDPKLPFGYIKLDEMASRAKINSPPLKALMSAMHQKGYAASRSHIETNAIKTNCPMTECIKIAKELLQLQVSAA
- the LOC114415699 gene encoding uncharacterized protein LOC114415699: MDSKRENLLLSSLPRQLLSIDEELWRMTEERIQEILWTIQPNVLSEMNRKNVLNYVQKLIGDYYDTKVFPFGSFPLKTYLPDGDIDLTVINHEDEEENLAKEICTILECANDLIYQVKDIEHIRAQVQVVKCTVKNIPIDITFNQMTGLCTLCFLEQVDQLAGKNHIFKRSIILIKAWCCYDSRLLGSQHGLLSTYATEVLVLYIINRFHASVRDPLEVLYIFFDYYGTFDWEHNYMSIWGPKALSSLPEIVDRPECDQDEFLLHKEFLINYRDIFSSKAKSSETTTNTFPVKHINILDPLRNDNNLGRSVNEASFHRIRFALSYGAKKFKQIFTLAGENMGEALEKFFFDTLQRNGKGERADVDVPVSPFGTGRYEKSVLDGDCDSYYGGSQYAQQYPNYAMPTTTIHSNSPSSPSQDDILALSTQQNWSEGDLLALSTQQNWSMYYQSVYNGYIPGQTLFHPTYNFEEGGRSRGTGTYIPDLNYNCYWDIRAKVNRPRRFPSAKHNALLKSCPKRKEAEEVHFETNMNDNSKPFELSNEDFPLILGIRKATSPTQAQESAPFANVHSETNKDGGNSRFYEPSNETHAKEPALLAKVLSKTDKHSNPWSFELVKEDFPLLPKVCSEPRMDDNSKSFDLSKKDFPPLQRSHKIVPSKSNQPTKYEKISSSSKESKLKNVEFGTHKLSQSLAEQSMSTKGEKEISGVSSSQETKLVVPKVAL